A part of Chloroflexota bacterium genomic DNA contains:
- a CDS encoding fumarylacetoacetate hydrolase family protein, translating to MKIVRFVSRGSSVYGVLEGSVILGLEGDILGQFQRGEPIGQVDEVTVLAPCQPSKVIAVGLNYRDHAEEMRVPLPSEPIIFLKPSTAVIGPEEAVVLPRMATQVDYEGELAVVIGRRAKNISVKEAQDYILGFTCGNDVTARDLQKKDGQWTRAKSFDTFCPLGPYLVTDIDVSNLPLQVRVNGQIRQSSTTANLVFRVDELVSFISQVMTLLPGDVILSGTPAGVGALHPGDTVEVEIGGIGLLRNHVVMGQ from the coding sequence ATGAAGATTGTCCGTTTTGTCAGCCGTGGATCGTCCGTCTATGGTGTGCTTGAGGGTTCAGTTATCCTGGGCCTGGAGGGCGATATCCTGGGCCAATTTCAGCGTGGTGAACCGATAGGGCAGGTGGACGAGGTGACCGTCCTGGCTCCCTGCCAGCCCAGCAAGGTGATAGCTGTAGGATTGAATTACCGCGATCATGCTGAAGAGATGCGTGTGCCCCTCCCCTCAGAACCCATCATCTTCTTGAAGCCCTCCACGGCGGTGATTGGTCCTGAGGAAGCCGTCGTTCTTCCCCGCATGGCCACACAAGTGGATTATGAGGGTGAACTGGCTGTGGTCATCGGGCGGCGAGCGAAAAACATCAGTGTCAAAGAGGCCCAGGACTACATCCTGGGCTTCACTTGTGGCAACGATGTGACGGCGCGTGATCTACAAAAGAAGGATGGTCAATGGACTCGGGCGAAATCATTCGATACTTTTTGTCCCTTGGGTCCCTACCTTGTGACCGACATCGATGTCAGCAACCTGCCTCTACAGGTGAGGGTGAATGGTCAGATACGGCAATCCTCCACCACAGCTAACCTGGTCTTCAGAGTGGATGAGCTGGTCAGCTTTATTTCCCAGGTGATGACACTCCTGCCGGGTGATGTTATTCTGAGTGGTACACCGGCCGGAGTAGGGGCCCTGCATCCTGGGGATACCGTTGAGGTGGAGATTGGGGGTATTGGCCTCCTGCGCAACCACGTGGTAATGGGCCAATAG
- a CDS encoding DNA adenine methylase: MERFRRFLYLRKASYGSRGVNFMEDKKERVISLDSFERWRERLKGVHLHTGPYEELLDKHDSQDSFFYLDPPYPGHWQGEEHGFTPEQWDRLIDRLKRLKGKFILSLFRDMVETLPSGWHTRRVKTRRALGQDNVGRVLHHYEYLAANFPIDTSGKNEEAEEALARIGHQPFGSQAGKTRLASRIVKMIPPHETYVEPFAGGAAVFWAKEPAEKEVLNDKDPEIAFAYRFIKGLTEEQLQRLRRYDWRRTKPLFQKLKESKPSDDVERFRKFYYLAKASFGESRQTFGNEGADIDVDKLPAASERLKNVTILSQDFEPVVQRFDSADTFFYLDPPYPGRSFKGEFQFGLEDLERLVHVLKDVKGRFILSLGAEHRKYLPVSWWTKRVLVRRMLWLPQTDKRLSPNYELLAANFTPSRESLEALEAEADGAPDEEMVKFPETTDFMVVPDFISLVGSAVTGEAPEDLDILVRSAVRSESLEVAIRKQLDPEKQGYLHFIYEPAGPHDDYVPLWDLVALKKPEIEVVEVGLSKGLAPGKPFTPLKTAGGYGELEFSVDAADKLWETWGQGYADVGLVV; the protein is encoded by the coding sequence GTGGAGCGTTTCCGCCGCTTCCTTTACCTGCGCAAGGCAAGCTACGGCAGCCGTGGGGTCAACTTCATGGAGGACAAGAAGGAGCGGGTTATCAGCCTGGATAGCTTTGAAAGGTGGCGGGAGCGGCTCAAAGGCGTGCATCTCCACACCGGCCCCTATGAGGAGCTGCTGGATAAGCATGATAGCCAGGACTCCTTCTTCTACCTTGACCCTCCCTATCCTGGCCACTGGCAGGGGGAGGAGCATGGCTTCACCCCGGAGCAGTGGGACCGCCTCATAGACAGGCTGAAGAGGCTCAAAGGCAAGTTCATCCTCTCCCTCTTCAGAGACATGGTGGAGACGCTGCCCTCTGGCTGGCACACCAGGCGGGTCAAGACTCGCCGTGCTCTGGGCCAGGACAATGTGGGCCGGGTGCTCCACCACTATGAATACCTGGCAGCCAACTTCCCCATCGACACCTCAGGCAAGAACGAGGAGGCTGAGGAGGCGCTTGCCAGGATTGGCCACCAGCCCTTCGGCAGCCAGGCCGGGAAGACCCGCCTTGCCTCTCGGATCGTGAAGATGATTCCACCGCACGAGACCTATGTGGAACCCTTTGCTGGCGGGGCGGCCGTGTTCTGGGCCAAGGAGCCTGCGGAAAAAGAGGTGCTCAATGATAAAGACCCGGAGATCGCCTTCGCCTATCGTTTCATCAAAGGGCTGACCGAGGAGCAGCTACAGAGGCTAAGGCGTTACGACTGGAGAAGAACCAAGCCCCTGTTCCAGAAGTTGAAAGAGTCTAAGCCAAGCGATGATGTTGAGCGCTTCAGGAAGTTCTACTACCTAGCAAAGGCAAGCTTTGGGGAGTCGCGGCAGACCTTTGGCAACGAGGGGGCAGATATTGATGTCGACAAGCTTCCGGCAGCCTCGGAGCGTCTGAAGAACGTGACCATTCTGAGTCAGGACTTTGAGCCTGTCGTCCAGCGCTTCGACAGCGCCGATACCTTCTTCTACCTTGACCCTCCCTACCCTGGCAGAAGCTTCAAGGGGGAGTTCCAGTTCGGCCTGGAGGACCTAGAGCGTCTGGTGCATGTGCTCAAAGACGTCAAGGGCAGGTTTATCTTGAGCCTGGGCGCAGAGCACAGGAAATACCTGCCTGTGTCCTGGTGGACAAAAAGGGTGCTGGTAAGACGCATGCTGTGGCTGCCCCAGACTGACAAAAGGCTCTCGCCCAACTACGAGCTCCTGGCCGCCAACTTCACCCCCAGCAGGGAGAGCCTGGAGGCTCTGGAGGCCGAGGCAGATGGAGCGCCCGATGAGGAGATGGTCAAGTTTCCTGAAACTACTGACTTCATGGTGGTGCCCGACTTCATCAGCCTGGTGGGGAGCGCCGTCACCGGAGAGGCCCCCGAAGACCTGGACATCCTCGTTCGGTCAGCGGTGCGGAGCGAGAGCCTGGAGGTGGCTATCAGGAAACAGCTCGACCCTGAGAAGCAAGGCTACCTGCACTTCATCTACGAGCCTGCTGGCCCCCACGACGACTATGTGCCATTGTGGGACCTGGTGGCATTGAAGAAGCCGGAGATCGAGGTGGTGGAAGTGGGGCTATCAAAGGGGCTGGCGCCAGGCAAGCCCTTCACCCCTTTGAAGACCGCAGGCGGCTACGGTGAGCTGGAGTTCTCGGTGGACGCCGCCGATAAGCTCTGGGAGACCTGGGGGCAGGGCTATGCGGATGTGGGCCTCGTAGTCTAG
- a CDS encoding DUF4346 domain-containing protein translates to MKPRAEHKGQDLGKLFRRLSGIYRIPKCSQCSCLLDTIKELQEASRGTSWEEKAADLAARIHVTHGCLGCSPCYPVAISNALYEMAGAGEDTCPACEGAPCEEPAEPSVSTWPVVVGEYLLGSPAAPVAVTTLGSTELPDLIIKAAPETSLAIVGKTETENIGIEKIVLNLVSNPHIRFLVLCGGDAQGHFPGQTLLALLRNGMDEGHRVLGTPAHRPVLRNVTEAQVERLTAQITPVDLIGCTDTSAIVREIERCVSENPGSLAEAAAVEKVAHIRAQPARKLSLDKVGFFIVYVDRARDIIILEHYQMGGKLNLVLEGNDAASLYSTAIEHGLVGQLDHAAYLGKELARAELSLKLGFKYVQDRAPGE, encoded by the coding sequence GTGAAGCCGAGGGCTGAACACAAGGGACAGGACCTGGGCAAGCTATTCAGGAGACTATCAGGCATATACCGCATCCCTAAGTGCAGCCAGTGTTCTTGCCTGCTGGACACGATCAAGGAGCTCCAGGAAGCTTCCAGGGGTACTTCCTGGGAGGAAAAGGCAGCAGACCTCGCGGCGCGAATCCACGTCACTCATGGCTGTCTGGGGTGCTCTCCCTGTTATCCCGTAGCTATATCAAATGCCCTCTACGAAATGGCTGGGGCAGGGGAGGACACCTGCCCTGCCTGCGAAGGAGCCCCTTGTGAGGAACCAGCAGAGCCATCTGTCTCTACCTGGCCAGTGGTGGTCGGGGAATATCTGCTTGGTTCGCCTGCTGCGCCGGTGGCGGTCACCACCCTTGGCTCAACAGAATTACCCGACCTGATAATTAAGGCGGCCCCCGAGACTTCTCTGGCTATAGTCGGCAAAACAGAGACCGAAAACATTGGAATTGAGAAGATAGTGCTGAATTTAGTATCAAATCCCCACATCCGCTTCCTTGTGCTGTGTGGCGGGGATGCCCAGGGGCACTTCCCTGGCCAGACGCTTCTGGCGTTGCTACGGAATGGAATGGACGAAGGGCACCGTGTGCTCGGCACTCCGGCCCATCGGCCTGTGCTGAGGAATGTAACAGAAGCGCAAGTGGAGCGACTGACGGCTCAAATAACCCCTGTTGACCTGATAGGTTGCACAGACACCAGTGCCATAGTTCGAGAGATCGAACGGTGCGTCAGCGAGAACCCGGGCAGCTTGGCCGAAGCAGCAGCGGTGGAAAAGGTGGCACACATCAGAGCGCAACCTGCCCGGAAGCTATCCCTGGATAAAGTTGGTTTCTTCATAGTTTATGTTGACCGGGCCAGAGACATCATTATCCTGGAACATTACCAGATGGGGGGCAAGTTGAACCTGGTGCTGGAGGGCAACGATGCCGCTTCCCTCTACAGCACGGCCATAGAGCACGGGCTTGTGGGACAGCTAGACCACGCTGCTTACCTTGGCAAGGAACTCGCCAGGGCGGAGCTATCCTTAAAGCTTGGTTTCAAATATGTCCAGGATAGAGCTCCAGGCGAGTAA
- the cadA gene encoding cadmium-translocating P-type ATPase, whose amino-acid sequence MSEKEREYKEKEQERKYLGGPWWRYPNLRNALIAGILLAAGFGLGHLGLIPVWAERSLYAVAIAVGAYYWGREGLEELVKEREVGIEILMAAATVGAVILGEWDEAAFLVFLYAAAEGVEHYTYHRTRSAIRALMDLAPKEAVALRNGQEIVVPAQELAPGDVFLVRPGESLATDGLVLEGTSSVDESPVTGESIPVEKAVGSQVFAGSINKQGALKVKATRSFEDNTLSRIIHLVEEAQEQKSRAQLFIERFGRRYSPAVLGGAVLLLALPPLFGAEFQVWAIRAVVLLVAAAPCALVMSTPVAVAAAIGRAGRSGVLIKGGQYLEALGTARVVAFDKTGTLTLGKPQVTDVLAFNQASPEEVLTMAASVERFSEHPLARAIVEQAQVRKLKLKEAQRSEALTGAGARAKVDGQELYVGSPALFGKACLVDASISATVDRLQTEGRTVVLVGPQDCPAGIIGLQDEARPGAAEAVSALRRLGIVKLVMLTGDNRRTAEAIGTELDINEVYAELKPEDKVRVVRELEKRFGRVVMVGDGVNDAPALAASSAGIAMGAIGTDAAIEAADVALMADDLDKVAYAIRVGRKAQGVSRQNIAFSLLLLAVLIPSAVLGFIGVALAVLAHEGAELLAISNGLRAGRV is encoded by the coding sequence GTGTCTGAGAAAGAACGGGAATACAAGGAAAAAGAACAGGAGAGGAAGTATCTGGGGGGCCCCTGGTGGCGCTACCCCAACCTGCGCAATGCCCTGATAGCTGGCATCCTTCTGGCGGCAGGTTTCGGCCTGGGCCATCTGGGCCTGATCCCTGTTTGGGCGGAGCGCAGCTTGTACGCAGTGGCCATCGCTGTGGGTGCTTACTACTGGGGCCGCGAAGGGCTGGAAGAGCTGGTCAAGGAACGGGAAGTCGGCATTGAGATACTGATGGCAGCGGCTACGGTGGGTGCGGTCATCCTGGGTGAGTGGGATGAAGCTGCCTTTCTGGTCTTTCTATACGCTGCCGCTGAGGGTGTAGAGCACTATACCTACCATAGAACGAGGTCCGCCATCCGCGCCCTTATGGATCTGGCACCCAAAGAAGCAGTGGCCCTCCGCAATGGTCAGGAAATAGTTGTGCCTGCCCAGGAGCTGGCGCCGGGGGACGTTTTCCTGGTAAGGCCTGGGGAATCCTTAGCCACTGATGGCCTCGTGCTGGAAGGGACTTCCTCGGTGGATGAATCCCCGGTAACGGGTGAGTCCATACCTGTGGAAAAAGCGGTTGGTAGTCAGGTCTTCGCCGGGTCTATTAACAAGCAGGGTGCCCTGAAGGTGAAGGCGACCAGAAGCTTTGAGGATAACACCCTGTCCAGGATTATCCACCTGGTGGAGGAGGCACAGGAGCAAAAGAGCCGGGCGCAGCTCTTCATTGAGCGCTTCGGACGTAGATATAGCCCTGCCGTCCTGGGCGGGGCAGTTCTGCTTCTTGCCCTGCCGCCCCTTTTTGGTGCCGAGTTCCAGGTGTGGGCTATCAGGGCCGTGGTGCTGCTGGTGGCAGCGGCTCCCTGTGCCCTGGTAATGTCTACACCTGTGGCGGTGGCAGCGGCCATTGGTCGGGCAGGCCGGAGCGGCGTCCTCATTAAAGGGGGACAGTACCTGGAAGCCCTGGGCACGGCCAGGGTGGTGGCCTTCGATAAGACGGGTACACTAACCCTGGGGAAGCCCCAGGTCACCGATGTTCTAGCCTTCAACCAGGCCTCCCCGGAAGAGGTCCTGACTATGGCTGCCAGTGTAGAGCGTTTTTCCGAGCACCCTCTGGCCAGAGCCATTGTGGAGCAGGCGCAGGTGCGAAAGCTGAAACTGAAGGAGGCGCAGCGCTCTGAGGCGCTCACCGGGGCTGGGGCTCGGGCGAAGGTAGATGGCCAGGAGCTTTATGTTGGTAGCCCAGCTCTGTTTGGAAAGGCCTGCCTGGTCGATGCCAGCATCTCGGCCACAGTGGATCGGCTTCAAACGGAGGGAAGGACAGTGGTTTTGGTGGGCCCTCAGGATTGTCCAGCCGGCATTATTGGCTTACAGGATGAGGCCCGTCCGGGTGCTGCTGAGGCCGTCTCCGCCCTGCGCCGCCTGGGCATCGTAAAGCTGGTTATGCTCACTGGTGATAACCGTCGCACAGCCGAAGCCATCGGCACAGAGCTGGACATCAATGAGGTCTATGCGGAGCTAAAGCCTGAGGATAAGGTCAGAGTAGTGAGGGAGCTGGAAAAGCGCTTTGGCCGGGTGGTCATGGTAGGCGATGGGGTAAACGATGCCCCTGCCCTGGCAGCCTCTTCAGCAGGTATAGCTATGGGCGCTATCGGGACGGATGCGGCTATCGAAGCAGCGGATGTTGCCCTCATGGCTGATGACCTGGACAAGGTAGCCTATGCTATCAGAGTAGGGAGGAAAGCACAGGGTGTAAGCAGACAGAACATCGCCTTCTCCCTCCTGTTGCTGGCGGTGTTAATACCTTCAGCGGTGCTGGGGTTCATCGGAGTCGCCCTGGCAGTGCTTGCCCATGAGGGTGCCGAGCTTCTGGCCATAAGCAATGGCCTGCGCGCGGGGCGAGTGTGA
- a CDS encoding metalloregulator ArsR/SmtB family transcription factor, producing the protein MIRRLSVLETRQAVSLKAKLFRGFADPARLSILETLLEGEKSVREIMGKTGLSQSNCSGHLACLKECGLVTCRRDGRFIYYQLADPEVSLLLRAAEEVLSRVAERVYACTRYGEPTPQEEKSGV; encoded by the coding sequence ATGATACGGAGGCTGTCAGTGTTAGAAACTCGCCAAGCTGTTTCTCTTAAAGCTAAGCTCTTTCGCGGTTTTGCCGACCCGGCCCGGCTCAGTATCCTGGAGACCCTGCTGGAAGGCGAGAAAAGTGTGAGAGAAATAATGGGGAAGACCGGCCTCTCCCAGTCAAACTGTTCTGGACACCTTGCCTGCCTCAAAGAGTGCGGCCTGGTGACCTGCCGCAGGGACGGCCGCTTTATCTATTACCAGTTAGCCGACCCGGAGGTCTCGCTTCTCCTAAGAGCCGCTGAGGAAGTGCTTTCGCGGGTGGCGGAGAGGGTCTATGCCTGTACGCGCTACGGCGAGCCCACGCCACAGGAGGAAAAAAGCGGTGTCTGA